A single Thermoanaerobacterium sp. RBIITD DNA region contains:
- a CDS encoding PolC-type DNA polymerase III, translated as MLPSFLKEDFEINNIDIKRICLSIKQKKLIVFLPFTLKNDIDALKKLKSAIKSKIPLLDNIEFRFERLQIDRIDALIKKYWDSIIKETSERYPGTLSFIKSCDVYCDDEHIVIKASNELAYNFLKKNKIDLYMCEVIKRHYDITAKIELTLDKTINNIIKEKIQKDEEKFAQDIITTNFEEDQHKIHENIADTTKVLLGKEIKSDITKISEITQEGDDITIEGEIFTIDFKEIKSKYLMTFDITDHTSSFSVKAFLNEEKYNIIKDNLKINSYVKVRGTVIYDKYERDLIINAKDIELAEKKIRVDNAPTKRVELHVHTQMSSMDGVSSAESLIKRAHEWGHKAIAITDHAVLQAYPEAQAAAKKYGIKVIYGVEGYLVNDGVPIISGICDGTFDDEFVVFDIETTGLSSINDKIIEIGAVKIKNMEVIDTFETFINPQTHISNFITKLTGINDTMVKDYPTIDEILPRFIEFIKGAILVAHNANFDVTFIKTKAKNMGIEINNAVLDTLELSRHMYSNLKNYKLDTVAEYLGVNLENHHRAVDDAKATAEIFLKSINELKNNGIYNVVDVNTYLKNKVDIKKMPSYHVIILVKNQKGLKNLYEMVSKSNLEYYHRNPRIPKSLLTQMRDGLLIGSACEQGEVFRAIVANYDNNKLNDIINFYDYLEIQPIGNNEFLIEKGEVKNIDELKKINKRIFDLGKQNNKPVVATCDVHFLEPWDDVYRKILMYGKGFKDSNRQPPLYFRTTDEMLDEFNYFERDIAKEVVIDNPNKIADLIDDVKPIPDGTFPPSIEGAEEELKNITIRKAHEIYGDILPDIVEKRLQKELNSIINNGYAVMYIIAQKLVTKSLNDGYLVGSRGSVGSSFVATMSGITEVNPLPPHYVCPKCKHSEFVLNSSYGSGVDMPDKNCPNCNIKMKKDGHDIPFEVFLGFEGDKEPDIDLNFSGEYQPIAHKYTEEIFGVGHVFRAGTIGTLADKTAYGFVKKYFEEKNIVTHNAEIRRLVAGCTGVKRTTGQHPGGVMVVPKDKSIYEFTPIQHPADAQDTDIITTHFDYHSISGRLLKLDILGHDDPTVIRMLEDLTGLDARKIPLDDKETMSLFTSVDALHIKPEDINCNVGTLGLPEFGTRFVRQMLVDTKPTTFAELVRISGLSHGTDVWLNNAQDIIKEGKATLKEVISTRDDIMLFLISKGMDKKLSFKIMESVRKGKGIKEEEIEEMKKHNVPEWFIESCKKIKYMFPKAHAVAYVIMAFRIAYFKVHYPEAFYATYFTVRADEFNLDIMNSLEKIKENIKLIEAKGNNATAKEKGQLTILEIGLEMYLRGFKFINVDLYKSDALKFLITDEGILPPLNSLEGIGKQAAKIIAEERCNGKFSSIEDLRNRTRISKTAIDILKNHGCLDNMPESNQLSLF; from the coding sequence ATGTTACCTTCTTTTTTAAAAGAAGATTTTGAGATAAATAATATAGATATAAAAAGAATATGCCTATCAATAAAACAAAAAAAACTTATTGTCTTCTTGCCTTTTACGTTAAAAAACGATATTGATGCATTAAAAAAATTAAAATCAGCTATTAAATCAAAAATTCCATTATTAGATAACATTGAGTTCCGATTTGAAAGACTGCAAATTGACAGAATTGATGCTTTAATTAAAAAATATTGGGACAGTATCATAAAAGAAACAAGTGAAAGATATCCTGGCACATTAAGCTTTATCAAGTCTTGTGATGTATACTGCGATGATGAACATATTGTGATTAAAGCTTCAAATGAATTAGCATACAATTTTTTAAAAAAGAATAAGATTGATTTATATATGTGTGAAGTAATAAAGAGACATTACGATATAACTGCAAAAATCGAGTTAACTCTCGATAAAACAATAAATAATATTATAAAGGAAAAAATACAGAAAGATGAAGAGAAATTTGCACAGGACATTATTACAACGAATTTTGAAGAAGATCAGCATAAAATTCACGAAAATATAGCAGATACAACAAAAGTTTTACTTGGAAAAGAAATCAAATCTGATATAACAAAGATATCAGAAATTACCCAAGAAGGTGACGATATTACAATTGAAGGGGAAATATTCACAATAGATTTTAAAGAAATTAAGTCAAAATATCTTATGACTTTTGATATAACTGATCATACATCATCATTTTCTGTTAAGGCATTCTTAAATGAGGAAAAATACAACATAATAAAGGATAATTTAAAAATAAATAGCTATGTAAAAGTAAGAGGAACAGTAATATATGATAAATATGAAAGGGATCTTATAATAAATGCAAAAGATATAGAATTAGCTGAAAAGAAGATAAGAGTTGACAATGCACCTACAAAAAGAGTAGAACTACATGTACATACCCAGATGAGCAGCATGGATGGAGTAAGTTCGGCAGAGTCTCTAATTAAAAGGGCACATGAATGGGGCCACAAAGCTATAGCTATTACAGATCATGCCGTTTTGCAAGCATATCCTGAAGCACAGGCTGCAGCTAAAAAATATGGTATAAAAGTGATTTATGGAGTTGAAGGGTATCTTGTTAATGACGGCGTACCAATCATTTCAGGAATTTGTGATGGAACTTTTGACGATGAGTTTGTTGTGTTTGATATAGAAACAACTGGCCTTTCAAGTATAAATGATAAAATTATTGAAATAGGTGCAGTTAAGATTAAAAATATGGAGGTTATAGATACTTTTGAAACATTCATAAATCCTCAAACACATATATCGAATTTTATAACAAAATTAACTGGAATAAATGATACAATGGTTAAAGATTATCCTACAATAGATGAGATATTGCCTAGATTTATCGAATTTATAAAAGGCGCAATACTCGTTGCACACAATGCTAATTTTGATGTTACTTTTATAAAAACAAAAGCAAAAAATATGGGTATTGAAATTAATAATGCAGTACTTGACACACTTGAATTAAGTAGGCATATGTACAGCAATCTAAAAAATTATAAACTTGATACAGTAGCAGAATATCTCGGAGTAAATCTTGAAAATCACCACAGGGCTGTAGATGACGCAAAAGCTACGGCCGAAATATTCTTAAAAAGTATAAATGAGTTGAAAAATAATGGCATATATAATGTTGTAGATGTAAATACTTACTTAAAAAATAAAGTGGATATAAAAAAAATGCCTTCATATCATGTGATAATACTTGTTAAAAATCAAAAAGGATTAAAAAATTTATATGAGATGGTATCTAAATCAAACCTTGAATACTACCATAGAAATCCTAGAATACCTAAAAGCCTTTTAACTCAAATGCGAGATGGCCTCCTTATTGGTTCAGCCTGTGAACAGGGAGAAGTATTTAGAGCAATAGTTGCTAATTATGATAATAATAAATTAAATGATATAATTAACTTCTATGATTACCTTGAAATTCAACCAATAGGTAATAACGAATTTTTAATCGAAAAAGGTGAAGTCAAAAATATAGACGAACTAAAGAAGATAAATAAACGAATATTTGATCTAGGTAAACAAAATAATAAACCTGTTGTTGCTACATGTGATGTGCACTTTTTAGAGCCATGGGATGATGTATATAGAAAAATTTTAATGTATGGAAAGGGATTTAAGGATTCGAATAGACAACCACCGCTTTATTTTAGAACAACTGATGAAATGTTGGATGAATTTAATTACTTTGAAAGAGACATAGCGAAGGAAGTTGTTATAGATAATCCTAACAAAATAGCAGATTTAATAGACGATGTAAAACCGATACCTGATGGTACATTTCCCCCATCTATTGAAGGAGCAGAAGAAGAATTAAAAAATATAACAATCAGAAAAGCACATGAAATTTATGGAGATATATTACCGGATATTGTCGAGAAAAGATTACAAAAAGAACTAAATTCTATAATTAATAATGGATATGCTGTAATGTATATAATTGCTCAAAAGCTCGTTACTAAGTCTTTAAATGATGGATATCTTGTCGGTTCAAGAGGTTCTGTCGGTTCTTCTTTTGTTGCTACAATGAGCGGCATTACAGAAGTAAATCCGTTACCACCTCATTATGTTTGCCCTAAATGCAAACATTCGGAATTTGTATTAAATAGCAGCTATGGCTCTGGTGTCGATATGCCCGATAAAAATTGTCCAAATTGTAATATAAAAATGAAAAAAGATGGCCATGATATACCGTTTGAAGTATTTCTTGGGTTTGAAGGTGATAAAGAGCCTGATATTGATTTAAATTTCTCAGGTGAATACCAACCAATAGCACATAAATATACAGAAGAAATATTTGGTGTCGGACATGTTTTTAGAGCAGGTACAATAGGAACACTGGCTGATAAAACGGCTTATGGATTTGTAAAGAAATATTTTGAAGAAAAAAATATAGTAACACATAATGCTGAGATTCGGCGACTCGTTGCTGGGTGTACTGGTGTAAAAAGAACTACCGGGCAACATCCTGGAGGTGTAATGGTAGTTCCCAAAGATAAAAGTATCTATGAATTTACTCCTATACAACACCCTGCAGATGCCCAAGATACGGATATCATAACTACACATTTTGACTATCATTCTATTAGTGGCAGATTACTTAAACTTGATATTTTAGGTCATGATGATCCTACTGTGATAAGGATGTTAGAAGATTTAACAGGCTTAGATGCAAGAAAAATACCGCTTGATGATAAAGAAACTATGAGCTTATTTACTAGTGTTGATGCTCTTCATATAAAACCAGAAGATATAAATTGCAATGTAGGCACATTAGGTTTACCTGAATTTGGGACAAGGTTTGTAAGGCAAATGCTTGTTGATACTAAACCAACAACTTTTGCTGAACTTGTAAGAATCAGTGGACTGTCACATGGTACAGATGTATGGCTTAATAATGCACAGGATATAATAAAAGAGGGAAAAGCTACTCTTAAAGAAGTAATATCAACAAGAGATGATATAATGCTTTTTCTTATAAGTAAAGGAATGGATAAAAAATTATCATTTAAAATAATGGAAAGTGTCCGTAAAGGAAAGGGTATAAAAGAAGAAGAAATTGAAGAGATGAAAAAGCATAATGTCCCTGAGTGGTTTATTGAATCATGTAAAAAAATTAAATATATGTTTCCTAAAGCACATGCAGTAGCATATGTAATAATGGCATTTAGAATTGCATATTTCAAAGTACATTATCCTGAAGCATTTTATGCTACATATTTTACTGTTAGAGCAGATGAATTTAATCTTGATATAATGAATTCATTAGAAAAAATAAAAGAAAATATAAAGTTAATCGAAGCCAAAGGAAATAATGCCACAGCAAAAGAAAAGGGACAATTAACAATATTAGAAATTGGACTTGAAATGTATTTAAGAGGATTTAAGTTTATTAATGTGGATTTATATAAATCAGATGCACTAAAGTTTTTAATAACAGATGAAGGTATTTTACCACCGCTAAATTCATTAGAAGGTATAGGAAAGCAAGCTGCAAAAATAATTGCTGAAGAAAGATGTAATGGTAAATTCTCATCTATAGAAGATCTTAGAAATAGAACTAGAATAAGTAAAACAGCTATAGATATCTTAAAAAATCATGGATGCCTTGATAATATGCCAGAATCTAATCAATTAAGTTTATTTTAA
- a CDS encoding glycosyltransferase family 2 protein, whose amino-acid sequence MISVIVPAYNEEKNIKNVLCILEHIDVIGEIIVVNDGSTDNTAKVASNFNVTIVNQEKNMGKGAAIKIGIQKSIGDIIVMLDADLVGLTENHFKKLVEPILDNNADMTIGIFSSGRKTTDWAQKIAPFLSGQRAMKKKLFMEFIEEKNIDVCKYGLEVALTKYAKSKKLRVQHVPFENMTHIMKEEKLGLIRGFYSRLKMYRDILKVWI is encoded by the coding sequence ATGATATCTGTTATTGTGCCGGCATATAATGAAGAAAAAAACATAAAGAATGTTTTATGTATACTAGAACATATTGACGTTATTGGTGAAATAATTGTTGTTAATGATGGTTCAACAGATAATACTGCAAAAGTTGCAAGCAACTTTAATGTAACAATAGTTAATCAAGAAAAAAATATGGGAAAGGGTGCTGCCATAAAAATAGGCATTCAAAAATCTATTGGTGATATAATTGTAATGCTTGATGCAGATCTTGTAGGATTAACAGAAAATCATTTTAAAAAACTTGTAGAACCAATTTTAGATAATAATGCTGATATGACAATAGGAATATTTTCATCGGGTAGAAAAACCACTGATTGGGCACAAAAAATCGCACCTTTTTTATCGGGCCAAAGGGCTATGAAAAAAAAATTATTTATGGAATTCATTGAAGAAAAAAATATTGATGTATGCAAATATGGCTTGGAAGTTGCTCTAACAAAATATGCTAAGTCGAAAAAATTAAGGGTGCAACATGTCCCATTTGAAAACATGACACATATTATGAAAGAAGAAAAATTAGGACTTATAAGGGGCTTTTATTCAAGATTAAAAATGTATAGAGATATATTAAAAGTTTGGATATAA
- the rimP gene encoding ribosome maturation factor RimP: MSKIEELTKNLVIPAIEENNFELVDVEYKKEGNNWYLRVYIDKDGGITLDDCQIISEYLSEKLDEVDPIENSYILEVSSPGIDRPLKTKKDYDKFKGNLVEVSLYQSIDKKKKYEGELVGLIDSKVVISDKGIQREFDIKNVSLVKPVIKF; encoded by the coding sequence TTGTCAAAAATAGAAGAGTTAACAAAAAATCTTGTAATTCCTGCAATCGAAGAAAATAATTTTGAACTTGTTGATGTCGAATATAAAAAAGAAGGCAATAATTGGTATTTGAGAGTATATATAGACAAAGATGGAGGCATAACATTGGACGATTGCCAAATTATAAGTGAATATCTTAGTGAAAAACTTGATGAAGTTGACCCTATAGAGAATAGTTATATACTAGAAGTATCATCGCCCGGTATTGACAGGCCTCTTAAAACTAAAAAGGATTATGACAAATTTAAAGGTAATTTAGTTGAAGTATCACTTTATCAATCAATTGACAAAAAAAAGAAATATGAAGGTGAGCTTGTTGGCTTGATTGATAGTAAAGTTGTAATCTCTGATAAGGGTATTCAGCGAGAATTTGACATTAAGAATGTAAGTCTTGTTAAACCTGTGATTAAATTTTAA